The region GCGCGGCAAGGGCCGGGACGATTATCCCGTGCGAGCCATGTGGAATGCGTATATCGCCCTCGTCGTGTTCCAGCACCCGAGCGTCGAATCCCTGCGACGCGAACTGAGCCGAAACGGGCAGTTGCGCTGGCTTTTGGGCTTTGGCGACCGCGTGCCAAGTGCCGCGGCCTTCAGTCGCTTCTGGAAACGGGTTGAAGCCCATGAGGCCGAGCTGGAATCCCTCTTTGTTGCGCTCCAGCAGGCTGTGGCCACGTACCTTCCCGACTACGGCAAGCGCCTGGCCCTGGATAGCAAAGCCATTCGGTCGTACGCGCGTCACCGGCCGAAAAACACCGCGCCCGACGGGCGAAGGGACAAAGATGCGGATTATGGGTTTAAGACGGTGCGCGACCGCGAGGGGAACGCGACAAAG is a window of Calditerricola satsumensis DNA encoding:
- a CDS encoding transposase is translated as MWNAYIALVVFQHPSVESLRRELSRNGQLRWLLGFGDRVPSAAAFSRFWKRVEAHEAELESLFVALQQAVATYLPDYGKRLALDSKAIRSYARHRPKNTAPDGRRDKDADYGFKTVRDREGNATKFRWFGYKLHLIVDSTHELPVAYTVTPASKADVATAHALLEKLQA